Part of the Deltaproteobacteria bacterium genome is shown below.
TCCTCTACGCAGAACTCGTTCTCCGACAGCGTCACCGCCCAGGTTCTGGTCTTCGATTTCGGATCGCAGTTCAATCGGTTCCGGTCGGCGCAAGCGCAGTCCGACGCGCAAGCCGCCACCGAGCGCGCGACCGCGCTCCAGATCGACTTCAACGTCCGTGCCGCGTACTTTGACACCAGGGCGAACGCCGCCCTCGCACAGGTGGCGCGTGAGAACCTCGACAACCAGATCCGGCACCTGCAGCAGACCGAGGGCTTCGTCCAGGCCGGTACCCGGGCGGAGATCGATCTGGTGCAGGCGCGCACAGATACCGCGAACGCCCGGGTGGCGCTGATCAACGCAGACAACGCGTATCAGACTTCCAAGCTGAACCTGAACGCCGCGATGGGTGTGCAAGGCCCCACCGATTACGATGTCGCCGACACGCAGGCGCCTCCGGTCCTTGGCGAGGACGGCGCGCTCGATGCGCTGCTCGAAGAGGCGAATCGAGCGCGGCCGGAGGTGCAGTCGCTGGAGTCCCAGATCCGCGCAGATCAGCTCACGGTGAGCTCCCTCCACGGTCAGTACTTGCCCTCGGTCGGCGTCAACGCGGGATTCATCCAGTCGGGGCAGTCGCTCGATCAGCTCGGCTGGCGGCTCGGCGCCGGCGTCTCCTTGACGTGGAACATCTTCGAAGGCGGCTTGACGAGGGCGCAGGTCAGCGAGGCGGAGGCAAACGTGATCGCGGCGGTGGCGCAGCTCGACCTGCAGCGCCAGCAGATCCGTTCCGACGTCGACGGCGCGCGGCTGGCGGTGCGCGCCGCCAAGGAATCGCTCAGCGCCACGCAGGAAGCGCTGACCAACGCGCGCGAACGCCTCCGACTTGCCGAAGAGCGGTACGCGGTTGGGGTGGGCAGCGCCATCGAGCTGGGCGATGCGCAGATAGCGCTGGCGCAGGCTGCCGCGCAGGCGGTGCAGGCGGACGACAAGCTCTCCACGGCGCGGGCGCAACTGCTTCGCGCATTGGGACGGCAATAGGAGCGCGGGCATGCGGGATCGGAAAATCCTCCTCGTCGTCGTCGCTGTGGTGGCCATCGCCGCCATCGGCTTCTTCGTCTATCGCCGCAGCACACAGAAGAAGCAGGCCAGCGCGCAGCGCGACCAGGCGCAGGCCGCCGCGCGAGTCATCCCCGTCGTCGCCGCGGCGGTCCAGCGGCGGGACGTTCCCATCTACCTCGACGGGCTCGGCAACGTGACCGCGTTCAAGACCGTCACCGTCCGCTCGCAGGTGGACGGGCTGCTGCAGGAGGTGCTCTTCCGCGAAGGACAGCCGGTCAAGTCGGGCGAAATCCTGGCGCGCATCGATCCGCGGCCGTTCCTCAACCAGCTCCGCCAGGCTGAAGGCGCTCTGGCCCGCGATACGGCGCAGCTCCAGGCAGCGAAAGTCAACCTCGAGCGGTACAAGCAGCTCGCTGCGAAGAAGCTGATTCCACAGCAGCAGGCCGACGACCAGGCGGCCATGGTCGGGCAACTCGAGGGGACCGTGCAAGTCGACCGGGCGACGATCCAGTCGGCGAAGCTCAGCCTGGACTACGCAAGCATCAAGTCTCCGATCGAGGGCGTCAGCGGCGTGCGGATCGTCGATCCCGGCAACCTGGTGCACGCCTCCGACACCAACGGGCTGGTGGTGATCACGCAGCTCGACCCGATCACCGTCCTTTTCAGCCTTCCCCAGGACGAGCTGCCGCGTGTGATGCGCGAGCTGCAGGCGGGACAGATGACGGTGGAGGCCTGGAGCCGCGACGGCTCGCAGAAGCTCTCCACCGGCCAGCTCGCCCTGGTGGACAACCAGATCAACGCCGCCACCGCCACGCTCCGGCTCAAGGCGGTCTTTCCCAACCCGCAGCGGCTGTTGTGGCCGAACCAGTTCGTCAAGGCGCGCCTCTTGCTCACCACCCGCAAGGACGCGCTGGTGGTGGCGTCGACCGTACCGCAGCGCGGTCCCGACGGAACGTTCGCGTACGTCATCCAGCAGGACCAGACCGTACAGCCGCGCAACATCGAGATCGACCACACCGAAGGAGAGATGGCGATCGTCGCCAAGGGCTTGACCGAAGGCGAGCAGGTGGTGGTCGACGGTCAGAACCAGCTTCGCGCCGGCAGCAAGGTCGCCGCGCGGCAGGCGGGGCAGCCCGCTCGGACGCAGCGTGAGGGAGAGGGGCCACGCGCCGATTCGCCGCGCTCCACCCCTCGCGGACCCCGGCCGTGAGCATTTCCGAACCCTTCATCCGGCGGCCGGTCGCAACCGCTCTGCTCACGGTCGGCCTTCTGCTGGCCGGGATGATCGGGTATCGGGAGCTGCCGGTCAGCGCGCTGCCGCAGGTGGAATATCCGACCATCCTCGTCTCCACGCTGCTTCCCGGCGCCAGCGCCGAGACGATGTCTTCGGCGGTGACGACGCCACTCGAGCGGCAGTTCGGGCAGATGCCTGCGCTGGCGCAGATGACGTCGATCTCCAGCTTCGGAACCTCGCAGATCACCCTGCAGTTCGAGCTCGACCGCAGCATCGACGCCGCCGAGCAGGACGTGCAGGCTGCCATCAACGCGGCGTCGAACCTGCTTCCCCGCACCCTTCCCGCCCCGCCGACGTACTCGAAGAGCAATCCCGCCGACCAGCCGGTGCTGACCCTGTCGGTGTCGTCGAAATCGCTTCCGCTCGACCAGGTGAACGACGCCGCGGACAGCATCCTGGCCCAGAAGATCTCGCAGGTCTCCGGCGTCGGCCTCGTCACCATCAACGGCGCACAGAAGCCCGCCGTGCGCGTGCAGGCCGACCCGGCGGCGCTCGCCGGCGCCGGCCTCACCCTCGAAGACGTGCGCGCCGCGCTCGCCGCCAGCAACGTGAACCAGCCCAAGGGCAACCTCGACGGCCCGCGCCGCGACTACATGCTCGCGACGAACGACCAGCTCGCACGCGCAGAGTCCTTCCGCCCCCTGATCATCGCCTACAAAGGCGGCGCACCGGTCCGGCTGGACGAGGTGGGAGACGTGATCGACGGAGTGGAGAACGCGCAGCTCGCCGGTTGGGCCAACCGCGACCGCGCCATCATCCTCAACGTCCAGCGGCAGCCCGGCGCGAACGTGATCCAGACCGCCGATCGGGTGAAGGGGCTCCTCCCACAGCTCAAGGCCACGCTCTCGCAGGGCATCGACGTGAACATCGTCGCCGACCGGACCGAGACCGTGCGCGCGTCCGTCGACGACGTCCAGTTCACGCTCGTCCTCACCATCGTCCTGGTGGTGGCGGTCATCTACGTGTTCCTCCGCTCGCTGCGCGCCACGATGATCCCCGGCGTGGCGGTGCCGCTCAGCCTGATCGGCACCTTCGGCGTGATGTACCTGTGCGGCTACTCGCTCAACAACCTCTCGCTGATGGCTACATCGAGGAGGGCGATCCGCCCTTCGAGGCGGCGCTCAAGGGCGCGAAGCAGATCGGGTTCACCATCGTCTCGCTG
Proteins encoded:
- a CDS encoding efflux RND transporter periplasmic adaptor subunit, with the translated sequence MRDRKILLVVVAVVAIAAIGFFVYRRSTQKKQASAQRDQAQAAARVIPVVAAAVQRRDVPIYLDGLGNVTAFKTVTVRSQVDGLLQEVLFREGQPVKSGEILARIDPRPFLNQLRQAEGALARDTAQLQAAKVNLERYKQLAAKKLIPQQQADDQAAMVGQLEGTVQVDRATIQSAKLSLDYASIKSPIEGVSGVRIVDPGNLVHASDTNGLVVITQLDPITVLFSLPQDELPRVMRELQAGQMTVEAWSRDGSQKLSTGQLALVDNQINAATATLRLKAVFPNPQRLLWPNQFVKARLLLTTRKDALVVASTVPQRGPDGTFAYVIQQDQTVQPRNIEIDHTEGEMAIVAKGLTEGEQVVVDGQNQLRAGSKVAARQAGQPARTQREGEGPRADSPRSTPRGPRP
- a CDS encoding TolC family protein, yielding MIGVVFALLAAGRIVTLDDAVQSAREHQPQLRQARANTAAAGARAREALAPLLPQLSATAGYNRRIASGGGTVATSTNTGVISSTQNSFSDSVTAQVLVFDFGSQFNRFRSAQAQSDAQAATERATALQIDFNVRAAYFDTRANAALAQVARENLDNQIRHLQQTEGFVQAGTRAEIDLVQARTDTANARVALINADNAYQTSKLNLNAAMGVQGPTDYDVADTQAPPVLGEDGALDALLEEANRARPEVQSLESQIRADQLTVSSLHGQYLPSVGVNAGFIQSGQSLDQLGWRLGAGVSLTWNIFEGGLTRAQVSEAEANVIAAVAQLDLQRQQIRSDVDGARLAVRAAKESLSATQEALTNARERLRLAEERYAVGVGSAIELGDAQIALAQAAAQAVQADDKLSTARAQLLRALGRQ